The Leucothrix mucor DSM 2157 DNA window CTTCACCGGAATTAATGTGTTTATAAGTCTGTGTACTAAAGCAGGCAATCTTGCCGAAAGTGCCGGAGGCTTTGCCATTCCAGCTAGCGCCCATGGTGTGCGCGCAATCTTCGATTAGCATAACGCCGTGTTTTTCGCACAGTGCAACGATGGCATCCATATCCGCCAAGTGCCCGCGCATGTGTGAAATCATAAAAAAGCGACTGCCGCTTTCTTGCATCATCTTTTCCAGATGAGCTAGATCGACACAGTAATTTTCATCGATTTCGACCAGTACCACCGTGCCACCGGCATTGTTAATGGCGCCAGGAACGGGCGCTAAGGTGAAGGCATTGGTTAGTACTGGCTCGCCGTTTTTGATGCCAGCAGCTTTGAGGGCAATGTGGAGTGCGTAGCCGCCGGAGGCGCAGGCTAGGCAATATGGTACGCCTAGGTATTTGGCATATTCTTTCTCTAATAACTCAGCCTCGGAGAGTTCACCCGGTAGTGTGTTGTAGCGGTGTAAGCGGCCTGAACGGAGAATTGCTACCGCGCGCTCAATACCCGCTTCGGGGATTGGTTCTTGCTGGGTAAATGACTTGCTGAAATAGTGCTGGGGTGACTGTGGCATGATTTCTCCAGTGGTTGTGGCGCGTAAGATTATTAGAGTTTATCCCCAAGCTTGCTTTAGAGTATAGGGGCCAGCAGCGACCTAATGATTGCCCCACTAGGCTGTTATCACCCTGAAATAAAGCGGACAAAGAACCGGACACAACGGTTACTTACGTGAGCGCACAAACCTATTTAAACTATTGATAATTAAATTCTTTTAGGTAAGCCAACACCCGTCATTGAAGTGGCCATAAAAGCGGACATCTCAGCATTTACAATTTGTCTTTGAGGTCTTCCCACAACCTAGGCGTTGCCGCCCACATAAGACTCCCCTCCAGTAAACCGTTATTCCTCAGAAAATCTGAAACACAGCCACCCGCTTCCTCAATCAATAAAATACCCGCCAATGCATCCCAGCTATTTAAATGCGCTTCGTAATAGCCGTGCACTTGCCCTGAAGCCACATGCGCCAGCATTAATGCACCTGCGCCAAAGCGACGGTACTCAATATCGTGCTCATCCAACATGACCAATACATCTAAATAGTTTTGCAGCGGTCGGCGATTCGAACGGCCTAATCCTAAAATAGCCTGCCCCGCTTCCGGCTCTTGAACCGCTAAACGAACACCATTTAAACAAGCCCCTTCGCCGCGCTTAGCACTGAAAAACTCATCGCGATCTGGTGCATAGATAAAGCCCAACTCCAGCACGCCCTGCTTTACGTAGGCGACTGATACACACCAGTAGTCCATATTTTGCAGGTAGTTGGTGGTGCCATCTATAGGATCAATCACCCAAATACCTGCGTCCTCGGCTAGCTCATTATCGCCACTTAAGCCGCCCTCCTCACCCAAAAACGCATCTCCCGGATGCAATGCATTAATCACTTCCCGAAGCTCGTTCTCCACCAATACATCGGCTTCTGATACAAAATCCTGACGCCCTTTTACCGTGACCGACAAGCCTTCCTTCCGAAACTGTTGCGCACGTTTTCCAGCGCGGCGAATGGCCTCTTCTAAGGCTTGGTATTGCTGCTGATTACTCATAATGATTCACTTTTAATGGATTAATAATTAGAGATTTAAGGATGGCGAGGTATGACGCAGCACTAACGAAACCGGCACAATTTCCATACGCTGCGCCAGCTCCGCATTATTGCCACGACTAGCCAGACACCAGAGCGCCCGTCGAGCAACCGCGACCGCATCTTGCCTGATGGTGGATAAGCGATAACTGTATTGCGCGGCTTGCGGGACATCATCAAAGCCGATTAGCTGGAAGTCTTTCGGTGCATCTAAACCCTGCTCCCGCATGCCATCCAGAAAACCGCAGGCCAACAAGTCATTCGCACAAAACACACCATCGACCACTTGCTGGCTCTGGCACAGCTCATGCGCCGCTAAGCGCCCGCCTTCATAGCCATCGCTCTTTGCCCAAATCGGCAATAAGGATTTAAATAACTCAGGCGCACGGCCTTGCAAGCTTTCAAAAAAGGCTTCACCGCGATTCACTCCTCCCCAGGTTGAGTTGGGAAAATTTAGCCAACCGGGACGCTGACAACCACTATCGATCAATTGCTGTGCGGCTAATTCGGCCCCTGCCACATTATCTGAACACACAAAATCCACACTCGGGATTTCGGAATAACGATTGATACCCACCACCGGAATATTGAACTGAATGCATTCCTTAATCAGTTCGGTGGGTGGCTGACCTGAGGTCACGATCACACCCGATACCCGAAACTGAGTAAAGCGGCGAATGGTGGCTTCCAGCTCCTGCGCACTGCCTACTTCAGTAACTAGCGCCTGATAGCCTTTGGCTTGTATCTCATTGATTAAGCTCTCCAGCAAGCGACTACGAAAGGGATCGCTCAGCCGCGCCACCACCACACCAATCAATAAGCTACGTTTGCGATTTAAACCCTGCGCCAAGAAATTCACCTGATAACCTAGCTGCTTAGCGGCCTTCTCAACTTTTGCTCTAGTGTCTGGTGACACGCTGCCATTATTGGTTAATGTTCGAGAAACTGCCGCTCGCGAGACGCCTGCCAGATCGGCCACATCCTGCGCCGTTACCGTGCCTTGTTTAGACTTTGGCATAATCGTAATACCTATGCGGTTTGCTAGCTTTCATCTAAACCGGATATTGGTGATGTCACCTCACCTAAATCAAACCCTCCTAGCTTTATCTCAGCTAAGTTAAAGCTCATGCCATCACGGCTTAAAAACAGCTTGGCCACATCACGCGCGGCCACTTCAATCTCCGGAATATATTCATCAAAGCAGTGATAAACCCCGAGCGCTTTCACTTGGGTGCTACTCAGTAGGTTTACACAATCAGGAAAATCCCCATGCGAGGAGTCCGGAGCTAAAGCCTGAAACGAGGCACATTCCTGAAAGGCTAAATCAGCCCCAAACATCAGCTGGCGCGTGGCTTCGGTAGGCCTTCCATCACCACTGTAAAACAAAACCTGATCATCGATCTCTAAACGCAGCGAACGGTTATTCACTTCATGCACCGTCTCCGCGGTTTGCAGCTGCCAATGCTTCCAGCTAAAAGCATCGGTAATCTCATGCCACTGGATTTCAAAGCAAATCGTGGTAGCCGGCCAAATGGCCAAAGCCACTAATTGCTCTAAGACTTCCTGTTGATCTGCCTGACAAAAAATATCCAATGGCTCGCTGCGTTTAAAGCTTTTCCACTGATTCAGCAGCGCTGGCAAACCCGAACAATGGTCCGGGTGAATGTGCGTGAAATAAATTGCGTTCACTTCATTTATTCCAACACCTTGTGCCCAAATCGCTCTTGGAACGGTTGGCCCGCAATCGATAAGCCATTGATTTTGCGTGTCATCCTTAATCATTATCGACGACGTATTATTAAGCGTTGAGAACGCGCTACCACTTCCAATTACCTTCACTTTCATCTCGTTACACCAAATTGTCATGCTCGTTTAATCAAACTGTCATAAAGATACGACACAGTAGGTACCCATAATGTCAGCTACAGGTTGCATTTTTATGACAATCGAGTGAACACGTGTTCATTTCTTAAAAAAAGTTCTAAAAATGCCGTAGCGCCTTTGATCAGTACCGGGATAACTATGACACATTTGCGCATCGAGAATTTACAGGCCAGCTACGGCAAAAAGTTAATTCTGAACGACATCAACCTTGCCGTAGATCAAGGCGAGATGATTGCCCTACTGGGGCCATCGGGCTGTGGCAAGACAACCTTGCTCAATGCGCTGTGTGGTTTTATGCCGGTGGCTCAAGGTGATATTTTCGTTGGCGGGCGCACGATTACTAAGCTGGCAGCCGAGAAGCGCAATATCACTATGGTGTTTCAAAGCTATGCGTTGTGGCCGCACATGACGGTTGGCCAAAATATTGGTTATGGCCTGAAGGTACAAAAAGTGAAGCCGCTGGAAATTCAAAAGCGCATTCGTGAGCTATTAAGCATTGTGAATCTGGAAGGCTTGCAGGATGAGAAAGTCACGGCACTCTCCGGCGGCCAACGCCAGCGAGTGGCTTTAGCGCGGGCCTTAGCGATTCGCCCCGATGTGTTAGTGATGGATGAGCCGCTCTCTAATTTGGATGCCAAGGTTCGGCTCAGCGTGCGCCACGAGATTAAAGCCCTGCAACAACAACTTGGCTTCACCTCACTGATAGTGACGCATGATCAGGAGGAAGCACTGGTGATGGCCGATCGCATTGCGGTGTTAAATAATGGCCAAATTGAGCAACTGGGCACACCAGAGCAAATCTATCACCAGCCTGCGACCGCCTTTGTCGCTGACTTTATGGGTGCGGATAACAAACTGACATTTGACTCCGAAGATGAGCTTAAGGATAGCCTCTCAGCTAATAGCCCAGCCTTAGCCAGACTCCCTGAAAAATTACTAACTAAGCCTTCGGGTCGCCGCCAGATTTTGTTTCGCAGCGAGCATGTTGCCGTGCATAGCGACACAACTTCAAACCTTCTTAGCGACTCGCTGCAGCTCTCTGGCCTTATCCAACAAAGTGCCTTTTTAGGCAACAGTTATCGAATGAGTGTGCGCTGCGGGATGCACACCCTTCAGGCAGATCATGCCATAAATCTGCCAGCCAATACTCCCGTGACCTTATCTGTTCCAGCCGATGCCTTGCACGTTTTCTAGCGCTACGCATCACCTTAAAACTTGTTGTTAATTTAAAACCTCTACGTTTAATGAATAAGGAAGAATCATGTTAAGTAAATTCAAGATCCTTGCACTGGCGTCACTCAGCCTAACTCAGCTTGCCGGAAACGCTTACGCCGATACCACGCTAAATGTGGTGTCTGCCGGTGGCCAGAATATGGTCGACTACGTAAAAACTTATCTGGCACCAAAGTTTGAAGCGGCTCACCCCGGCGTTAAAGTGAATATCGTCGGCACCGGTCCAGGCGACGCTGGTTCTCATAAGATTTTAGAAAAACTGGCCGCGCAGAAAAACAGTGGCCTTGAAAACTGGGATGTTGATGTGGCCGTGGTTCATCAAAAGATTGGTGGCGAGATGGTCGAAAGTGGCTTGCTGGCCAACTACCGCAGCGACATTAAAACCGGCAAACTGGTCTCTCGCGACAGCGCTGAGAATGCTTTAGGTGTGGATGTTAGCGGCTATGTTATGCCGATGTTCCACAGCCAAACCGCCATCGCCTACAACAGCGACTTAGTTAAAAACCCACCAAAATCTTACGATGAATTGGTGAAGTGGACACAGGAAAACCCTAGAGCCTTCGGCTATAACGGCATCAAAAATGGCATGTCTGGCGTGAGCTTTGTGACTGGTTGGATTTACGCTTATGGCACCGATGCGGCAAGATTATCCAGCGCACCGTACAGCAAAGAAGTCGGAGCGGGCTGGGAAAAAGCATTCGCCGATCTAAAAGCATTTAACAAAAACATCACCTTCACTCCGGGCAATGCCGGCACCTTGGATATGCTGAATCGCGGTGAGATTTTCATGGGGCCAGTCTGGGTCGATATGTTTTACAGCTGGAAAGATCAGGGCAAGATTCCTCCATCCATGAAGCTATCGCTGATTGCGCCGGGAATGCCAGGGCAGCCGATGTATTACGTGACTCCGGCTAAAGCCACCAATGCTAAATTGGCACGTGAATTCATCGAGTTGGCAACCAGCGCCGAGGTACAGGCTGAAGGCATTGTTAAACGTTTTAACTGGTATCCGGGGATTGATGCACAGCACGTAAAAGGCAATTTAGACTCTGCAACGTGGGAGAAGTTGTTCGCTGAAATAACACCGGATGATTTATCCAAATACGGTAAAAGCTTCCCGATTGCGCCGTTCTTTGATGATATCAAAGAAGGTTACGAGCGTCAGGTAGCAAACTAATCGAGCAAAGTACGCCCTGAGCGCACTCCTTCGCGCTCAGGGCTGTATTAATTTTCAGGATAATTTCATGCGCCATCCCACACATTCCAACCTATGGTTAATTGCTCCCGCTGCTTTAATGGTGGGGCTGTTCTTTCTGTATCCGCTGTTCTTTTCGCTGTACTCGGCGGTCACGCTTGATGGCGTATTAACGCTGGCGCACTTGCAGAAAGCCTTTGAGCTTTACTCCAATGACATGCTGTTTACGGTCATTATTGTATTAATTAGCGTGGCTATTCTAGCCGTGTTATCGGTAACCATTGCGGCGCTGATTACACTCTCACCGTTTCGCTCGCTGGTTGGCATTCTGGGATTTATCTACCGTATTCCACTGTTTATTCCGTTCATTGTCACCGCGCAAATGATGCGCACCTTTCTGGCTAAAAATGGCTTAATGAATAATGCCTTTGTGGCCTCCGGTGCCATGACGCCAATGGAGACTATCTCCTTTCTAGGCTGGAGCGGCATCATTATTGTATTTGTCTGGAAGCAATTAGCCTTTTGTACCCTACTGATTACTGGCGCGATGGCGGCTTTGGATGAGTCGCAGATCAGAGCTGCCCGTAACTTGGGCGCATCACGCATTCGTATTTTATTTCAAATTATTCTGCCACAAATTGGCCCAACGCTGGGCGTGGCAATGGTGTTATCAACAGTCACGATTATGTCGGTGTTATCCGTTCCGCTAATGATCGGCACCGGCACGCCAACCATGATGACCACCGACATGGCATTCCGCATTAACTCTTATGGCGACTACCATGTGGCCAATGCATTGAGCTTAGTCTCCTACCTGATTTGCGCCGGACTGGCTTGGTTCTATCTACGCCAAAGCTTAAAAGATAAAGGAGCTCTGTAATATGTCCATCGCTAAACACAGTGTTCAAACCAGCGCACAAACCAGTACTTACACAAGCCATCAACGCTCGCTTTACGAAGTGCTGCACTTAGACAAACTGCGCACCAGTTTCTGGCTGCAATGCCTGTTCATTTTAGCCTTCGCGCTAATTCTATTCGGGCCAATTGCCAACCTGCTGATCTGGACAGTTGCCGAAACATGGTATTTCCCACATGCGCTACCTTCGGAGTGGGGATTCAAGTATTGGCATCAGGTATTTAACCCTTACAGCGATGTGTCGGGCTCTTTGCTGACCAGTGTTTTAATTGCAGTACTCACTGTGATTGTCTGTTTGCTGGTCTCGGTTCCGGCAGGCTATGCGCTCTCCAAACGCAGCATGCCATTCCGTGCTTTTTGGATGCTGTTGTTTTTGATTCCGCAGGCATTTCCCAATCTCACGGTGTATATCAATATCGCTCGTATTTTTTACGACTTCGGGCTCAATGGCACACTGCTCGGTGTCGTGCTGGTGCATAGCGTGCACGGCTTAATGTTTTCCGTATGGATTAGTGTGGCAGCGTTTTCAACAACTGACCCGATGCTGGAGCGTGCCTCACGCAACTTAGGCGCTGGGCCGGTGTATACCTTCTTTCATATCGTATTGCCGCAAGCCATACCGGGGATTATTGCCAGCTGCATTTTTGTGTTTTTAGAATCGCTGGATGAGTTTACCGGGACATTCTTTGTCGGTGCTCCGGATATCACCACCCTGCCGTTGCTGCTGTATACCGCGAGCATGGAGGGTAACTATCAGATTGCATCAATTACGGCGTTGATTTTACTGGTGCCGTCGATTGGCTTTATGGTGATTATCAATAAGTTTATGAAACCGGAAATGCTATCCAAACTGGGGAAATAAACGGGCTTACCCTGAAACATCAGGTAAGCCCCTGCCCTCGCATAACATTAATCCAGATGAAACACCTCTTCCATCCCCGCCCACCATTCGCCAGCGTCCCGAGTTTCTAAGGGTCGCTGCATTGGGCCGCATACTTTCCACCATTCCTGTGTCACAGGATCAGCGGCAATACTCGCATTATCCGCTTCAAAATCATCCCCCACATATTCCCAATAGCTAAACATCAGGTTTTCAGGCTGGCGTAAAAAGATAGAATAATTGGTAATATTCGACTGGCTCAGCCGTGCCAATACCTCAGGCCAAACCGCGCTGTGGACCTTTTTATATTCTTCGATGTGCTCGGGCGCAATACCAATAACCATGGACATACGTTGCATAAGTGATTCCTCAAGGTGTTTGTAAATTATATTAATTAAGTCGATAAAAACGGCTGGCCGTGCCAGAAAATAGTGCTTGGCGCTCGGCCTCACTACAGTGTTGTGTCATGGTTTTGGCAGCTTGTAGCCAGTCTCCATACTCACCCACCAACTCCAATACCGGCCAATCACTCCCCCACATCACGCGCTCTGCACCAAAGCATTCCAGTACACATTGTGCGATGGGCGAGAGGCTATCGGCGCTCCAACCATTGCCATATTCATTAGCTAAACCAGAGAGCTTGCAATAAATTTGCGGATGCTCCGCTAACTGGCGTATGCCTTTATGCCAGTCGTCACTGGCGGCATTGCCAGCAGCAATCACCGGCTTGGCGCAATGATCAATAACCATTGGCAGCTCAGGTATTTCATTGGCGAGTTGATTGATAATATCGAGGTGTCGGGGCGTAATTAACGCATCCATACTCAAGCCTAGTTTGGCCAGTTGCTTCAGGTTTTCCATGACTACCGGCTGGAGAATCCAATGGCTGTCTTCAATATCCTGCAGCATCGGGCGAATGCCTTTGAAGTGCGGGTCGCGCGCCAGCGTCGCCAAAGTTTCAGGGGTAGATTCCAAGGTTAAATCAACCCAGCCAACCACGCCTTGTATCCAATTGTGCTGCTTGGCAAGACTTAATAAGAACTCGGTTTCCTCAACCGTGGCGGCCGCTTGAACCACAACCGTTGCCGTCACACCCAGCGGTGGCGCGATCGCTTGCAAGTCTGGCGGTAGAATATCGCGACGAATAGCCGCAACAGAATCATCCATCCAGAAATAGTCACCCCGGTCGATTTTCCAGAAATGCTGATGCGCATCTATTACTTGCATTACTTCCCGCTCCTATGGTTTATTATAATAAAATACAATACAGACTCTGAAACCACAAGCGCTACAGAGTGACTGTTTAACCTTTCAACGGATTAGCACTCATGATTTCAACTCCAATACTCCAGTTCGGCACTAGCCGCTTCCTGCAAGCACACGCAGATTTATTTGTTTCAGAAGCGCTGGCCGCTGGCAAAGCCGTCGGTAAAATCACCATTGTGCAAAGCTCTGGCAGCGCGGATCGAGCCGGGCGTTTGGCGGCATTGGCAGATGAAGCCGGTTACCCCGTGCAAGTGCGCGGCGTATCCGCTAGGCAAGTAGTGGACTATGAAACCCGCGTTCACAGCGTGGCGCGTACCCTACCCACCCAAACTGACTGGGATGAAATTCAACGCATTGCCGTGGAGGAGGCGCAGTTTGTTTTATCCAACACCAGCGACACAGGCTTTCAGCCCTCCCCTTCCGATAGCGAGCTGAGCTTTGTGCAATCCATGTCGTATCCTGCGAAATTATTGCAGCTGTTGATTGCACGCTTTCAGGCTGGCGCAGGTGGCATTCAGGTCATGCCAATGGAGTTGATTGTGGATAATGGCCAAGCGCTGCGCGATCGTGTGCTTGAGATTGCCGAAGTGCATCCACAAGCTGGGCTGATCGACTACCTGAAAAATGACGTGGTTTGGGTTAACTCACTGGTTGATCGCATTGTATCGGAGCCGATTGAACCGGCTGGCGCAGTGGCCGAGCCCTATGCGCTCTGGGCGATTGAGAATCAGGCCGGGCTTCAGCTGCCCTGTGAGCACCCCTCTGTGCAAGTCGTGGATAGCCTTGAAATCACTGAATCGCTCAAGCTGTTTATCCTAAACCTCGGGCATACCTATTTGGTTGATCGCTGGCAACAGGCGGGTGCTAAGCCACATGAGTTTGTGCGTGAGCTATTGGAAGATGCGGACTATAACAAGGCGCTCAAGTCGCTGTATGAAACAGAAGTAATTCCGGGCTTTAAAGCCGCCGGTTTACAGCAAGCGGCGAAGGACTATGTGCTCGCTACGATGGACCGCTTTTCCAATCCATTCCTTGATCACAAGCTGGCGGATATTGCCCAAAATCATACTGAAAAAGTAGAGCGACGTATCAAAGCGTTTCTAACGTGGGCGGCTGACCATGGGGATGAGTCTGCAAAACCACAGCTGGCAGCAATTGTTGCCAGCCAAGTCTAGCTGGCAGGGCAAACGCATGAACATAAATCAAACAATCAGTCCCAGAATATGGCATAAGTACTTCTCACTCCAGCCACAGCCTTTCCGTTTATTTTTGATGCCTAGCTTAATCGTCGTATCTTGTTTAAGTAAATTCAACGCAATTTGTCGGGCAGTGGCCAGGTTCTTAGCGGCAAATCCCTGCCGAGCGCGGGATTGATCCTCATTGAAAGCAACATCCAACACCCAATGCAGATTATTCTCCACCTGCCAGTGCTGGCGACTGGCGATCAGTACCGCCTCGGCGGACATCACCCGGCTACTCACAAAGTAACGAATATCACTGGTTTTCTTTTCGCCTACCTCCCGATCATACTGAATTGCGGCAACCGTTTTAGCCCCCCAGCTCTTGAGTGCCGGCCACCCGGAAGCGTCTTGCACCGAACAACGGCGATACTCCTGACGGTGGTGTTTCGCATCCGTCATCACACTGAACGCTGGATCAGTCGGTGAGTCCTCCGGATGCTGTGCCCAATAACCCATAAAGTGAGTATCGATGGCGTTATACAGACTCCGTTGGTTCTTTTTAACCGCTAATAGGTAATCCGCTTGCTGCTTCACAATTTGACTCGCAATCTTCTTTTGACAGCTCATTGCATCCGCCGTCACTAAGCACCCTTTAATCGCCAGCTTTTCCAGCAAGGTAGGGACTGCCGTGATTTCGTTTGACTTGTCATTTACCGTCTCCTGACCTAAACAAATACCCAGCTCAGTGGACCAGGCATTGACGGTATGACTGGTGGGGGCAGAGTGACCGCGGGAGCCACGTTGCGTTTTCCCATCAACCGCAATGACACCCGCTAACTCCGTTTGTACTAATGTGTCCTGTACCCATTCGATAAAAATATCATGAAAATGCGCCGGATCCAGCAATGAAAACAAGCGGTTAAAGGTATCATGAGACGGAACACCGCCAGGGAGTTTCAGATAGCGACGAAACCAATCTTCACGGGTTTTTGCGTATAATTCGATGCTATTCCAGTCATCAGCACCACACAAAATACCGCAGACCGCCATAAAAATGGCTTCACTAAAGCGGTGGCTGCATTTGTTAGACTGACGAGGGTCGGGGAGTTGTTCGATGTATTCTAAGAGTGAGCGCTGACTCATGAAGAAAAATCTTCATTTTATAGGATACCTGGCCCTGAAATTGATTATTTTATGTTCATGCGTTTGCCCTGAGTCTAGCTGGCTAGCTAACTGGCAATCTTTACACCAAATTATTCACTCGCAGCGATGACAGCAAGGTCTCCTGCGAGGTCTTCATATGTTTATTAACGGTTTGTTCCACCAACGTCTCATCGCCGCCTTCCAACACTTCAATCCAGCTTAAGTGCTCTCTTACCGCCACTTCATTACGCTGGCGCTCGCCATCCTTATTCCATTGATAGTGGTAATGGAAAATCAACGCGATGACTTTTTGAAAATCCACCACAAAACGGTTTTTAACCACGCTATTAATGGTGCGGTGAAACTTCTCATCCAAGCGCGAGAACTCATGATAGTTCGTGTCGATATTTTCCAGCAGTGTCGTATGCTCAACCCGCAACTTAGCCAAGTCCTTCCACACAGGATTATCCTTAGGCAAACGCACGAAGGTCTTCATCGCGTTTAATTCCAACAAGGTACGAAACTCGGATAGCTCCATGGCATAGTCCAGCGTAAAGCCCAGCAATATCCAACCACCACGCGGCTTACGCTCCACCAAACCAAAGCGACTCAAGCTGGCTAAAAACTCTTGCAAAGTATGCGGGGCAACTTCGAACTCTTTGGAGAGTTGCGCCACATTTAACGCGGTATTTGGCGGCACATCAAAGCGCGCCACCCAGCCTAAAAAGCGGCTTTGCAGCGATTCGATACTGGTATTCTTACGTTCTATTTTGATGCGG harbors:
- a CDS encoding inositol monophosphatase family protein, with the protein product MSNQQQYQALEEAIRRAGKRAQQFRKEGLSVTVKGRQDFVSEADVLVENELREVINALHPGDAFLGEEGGLSGDNELAEDAGIWVIDPIDGTTNYLQNMDYWCVSVAYVKQGVLELGFIYAPDRDEFFSAKRGEGACLNGVRLAVQEPEAGQAILGLGRSNRRPLQNYLDVLVMLDEHDIEYRRFGAGALMLAHVASGQVHGYYEAHLNSWDALAGILLIEEAGGCVSDFLRNNGLLEGSLMWAATPRLWEDLKDKL
- a CDS encoding LacI family DNA-binding transcriptional regulator; protein product: MPKSKQGTVTAQDVADLAGVSRAAVSRTLTNNGSVSPDTRAKVEKAAKQLGYQVNFLAQGLNRKRSLLIGVVVARLSDPFRSRLLESLINEIQAKGYQALVTEVGSAQELEATIRRFTQFRVSGVIVTSGQPPTELIKECIQFNIPVVGINRYSEIPSVDFVCSDNVAGAELAAQQLIDSGCQRPGWLNFPNSTWGGVNRGEAFFESLQGRAPELFKSLLPIWAKSDGYEGGRLAAHELCQSQQVVDGVFCANDLLACGFLDGMREQGLDAPKDFQLIGFDDVPQAAQYSYRLSTIRQDAVAVARRALWCLASRGNNAELAQRMEIVPVSLVLRHTSPSLNL
- a CDS encoding DegT/DnrJ/EryC1/StrS family aminotransferase, with the protein product MPQSPQHYFSKSFTQQEPIPEAGIERAVAILRSGRLHRYNTLPGELSEAELLEKEYAKYLGVPYCLACASGGYALHIALKAAGIKNGEPVLTNAFTLAPVPGAINNAGGTVVLVEIDENYCVDLAHLEKMMQESGSRFFMISHMRGHLADMDAIVALCEKHGVMLIEDCAHTMGASWNGKASGTFGKIACFSTQTYKHINSGEGGLLTTDDAEIMARAVMHSGSYMLYERHGAAPAAEVFNDIRLDTPNYSGRMDNLRAAILRAQLPLFEANCKRWNDLYRAAEMLFSRIPGIQLPVRPEQEFYVGSSIQFRPIGLSHEQIPEFVAACAAQGVELKWFGSADPQGFTSRFDSWRYLGEAPKLPQTLAILSNTLDMRLPLTFGPADIEVIAQVIEEVIAGF
- a CDS encoding amidohydrolase family protein: MQVIDAHQHFWKIDRGDYFWMDDSVAAIRRDILPPDLQAIAPPLGVTATVVVQAAATVEETEFLLSLAKQHNWIQGVVGWVDLTLESTPETLATLARDPHFKGIRPMLQDIEDSHWILQPVVMENLKQLAKLGLSMDALITPRHLDIINQLANEIPELPMVIDHCAKPVIAAGNAASDDWHKGIRQLAEHPQIYCKLSGLANEYGNGWSADSLSPIAQCVLECFGAERVMWGSDWPVLELVGEYGDWLQAAKTMTQHCSEAERQALFSGTASRFYRLN
- a CDS encoding L-rhamnose mutarotase codes for the protein MQRMSMVIGIAPEHIEEYKKVHSAVWPEVLARLSQSNITNYSIFLRQPENLMFSYWEYVGDDFEADNASIAADPVTQEWWKVCGPMQRPLETRDAGEWWAGMEEVFHLD
- a CDS encoding ABC transporter ATP-binding protein — its product is MTHLRIENLQASYGKKLILNDINLAVDQGEMIALLGPSGCGKTTLLNALCGFMPVAQGDIFVGGRTITKLAAEKRNITMVFQSYALWPHMTVGQNIGYGLKVQKVKPLEIQKRIRELLSIVNLEGLQDEKVTALSGGQRQRVALARALAIRPDVLVMDEPLSNLDAKVRLSVRHEIKALQQQLGFTSLIVTHDQEEALVMADRIAVLNNGQIEQLGTPEQIYHQPATAFVADFMGADNKLTFDSEDELKDSLSANSPALARLPEKLLTKPSGRRQILFRSEHVAVHSDTTSNLLSDSLQLSGLIQQSAFLGNSYRMSVRCGMHTLQADHAINLPANTPVTLSVPADALHVF
- a CDS encoding extracellular solute-binding protein → MLSKFKILALASLSLTQLAGNAYADTTLNVVSAGGQNMVDYVKTYLAPKFEAAHPGVKVNIVGTGPGDAGSHKILEKLAAQKNSGLENWDVDVAVVHQKIGGEMVESGLLANYRSDIKTGKLVSRDSAENALGVDVSGYVMPMFHSQTAIAYNSDLVKNPPKSYDELVKWTQENPRAFGYNGIKNGMSGVSFVTGWIYAYGTDAARLSSAPYSKEVGAGWEKAFADLKAFNKNITFTPGNAGTLDMLNRGEIFMGPVWVDMFYSWKDQGKIPPSMKLSLIAPGMPGQPMYYVTPAKATNAKLAREFIELATSAEVQAEGIVKRFNWYPGIDAQHVKGNLDSATWEKLFAEITPDDLSKYGKSFPIAPFFDDIKEGYERQVAN
- a CDS encoding ABC transporter permease; the encoded protein is MRHPTHSNLWLIAPAALMVGLFFLYPLFFSLYSAVTLDGVLTLAHLQKAFELYSNDMLFTVIIVLISVAILAVLSVTIAALITLSPFRSLVGILGFIYRIPLFIPFIVTAQMMRTFLAKNGLMNNAFVASGAMTPMETISFLGWSGIIIVFVWKQLAFCTLLITGAMAALDESQIRAARNLGASRIRILFQIILPQIGPTLGVAMVLSTVTIMSVLSVPLMIGTGTPTMMTTDMAFRINSYGDYHVANALSLVSYLICAGLAWFYLRQSLKDKGAL
- a CDS encoding MBL fold metallo-hydrolase — translated: MKVKVIGSGSAFSTLNNTSSIMIKDDTQNQWLIDCGPTVPRAIWAQGVGINEVNAIYFTHIHPDHCSGLPALLNQWKSFKRSEPLDIFCQADQQEVLEQLVALAIWPATTICFEIQWHEITDAFSWKHWQLQTAETVHEVNNRSLRLEIDDQVLFYSGDGRPTEATRQLMFGADLAFQECASFQALAPDSSHGDFPDCVNLLSSTQVKALGVYHCFDEYIPEIEVAARDVAKLFLSRDGMSFNLAEIKLGGFDLGEVTSPISGLDES
- a CDS encoding ABC transporter permease; amino-acid sequence: MSIAKHSVQTSAQTSTYTSHQRSLYEVLHLDKLRTSFWLQCLFILAFALILFGPIANLLIWTVAETWYFPHALPSEWGFKYWHQVFNPYSDVSGSLLTSVLIAVLTVIVCLLVSVPAGYALSKRSMPFRAFWMLLFLIPQAFPNLTVYINIARIFYDFGLNGTLLGVVLVHSVHGLMFSVWISVAAFSTTDPMLERASRNLGAGPVYTFFHIVLPQAIPGIIASCIFVFLESLDEFTGTFFVGAPDITTLPLLLYTASMEGNYQIASITALILLVPSIGFMVIINKFMKPEMLSKLGK